One genomic segment of Pyruvatibacter mobilis includes these proteins:
- the rpsD gene encoding 30S ribosomal protein S4, with protein sequence MSKRTSAKYKIDRRMGENIWGRAKSPFNTRSYGPGEHGQRRRSKLSDFGIQLRAKQKLKGYYGDVTEKQFRSTYEEAVRMRGDTGENMIGLLERRLDAVVYRAKFVPTVFAARQFVNHGHIKVNGQRVTIPSYRVKEGDVIEVKDKSKQLALVLEAVGSPERDVPDYLDVDHNKMTATYVRVPQLMDVPYPVSMEPNLVVEFYSR encoded by the coding sequence ATGTCCAAGCGCACGAGCGCCAAATACAAGATCGACCGCCGCATGGGCGAGAACATCTGGGGCCGCGCCAAGAGCCCGTTCAACACCCGGTCCTACGGCCCCGGTGAGCACGGCCAGCGCCGCCGCTCCAAGCTCTCCGACTTCGGCATCCAGCTTCGCGCCAAGCAGAAGCTGAAGGGCTATTACGGCGACGTCACCGAAAAGCAGTTCCGCTCCACCTATGAGGAAGCGGTGCGCATGCGCGGTGACACCGGCGAGAACATGATCGGCCTCCTGGAGCGCCGCCTGGATGCGGTCGTTTACCGCGCCAAGTTCGTGCCGACCGTGTTCGCGGCCCGTCAGTTCGTGAATCACGGCCACATCAAGGTCAATGGCCAGCGCGTCACCATCCCGTCCTACCGGGTCAAGGAAGGCGACGTCATCGAGGTCAAGGACAAGTCCAAGCAGCTCGCTCTCGTGCTTGAAGCCGTCGGCTCGCCGGAGCGTGACGTGCCGGACTATCTGGACGTCGACCACAACAAGATGACCGCCACCTATGTGCGCGTGCCCCAGCTGATGGACGTGCCGTACCCGGTGTCGATGGAACCCAACCTGGTGGTCGAGTTCTACTCCCGCTAA